The Pseudarthrobacter sulfonivorans genome includes a window with the following:
- a CDS encoding DMT family transporter, with the protein MASAVGTEAVPQLRSAARVLVIGIPLAVAAGLTLPLQARINGELGQRLQDPLLAGLFSFGGAALVMAAATLVIPSGRTAFVKLLADTRQRSIPWYFHAAGLIGAYFIFAQTSFVASVGIAIYTVAVVTGQTVSGLAVDRIGLGPGGKRAITALRVLGVLLTVCAVFWAVSPRISGSPDPIAMLVPLALVVLAGVLMTFQHAVNGRIAAHVRSPIPGTLVNYVVGSLALALIWTLKLVLTGGLPTLPTEPWLYAGGVLGCINLVLSALLIRRIGVLLTGLSMIAGQLIGALLMDWLLPVAGSVIYPQTVFGTLLTLAAIVVAALPGSTLRGFWRRGPKLRQGPPARIPGKQSP; encoded by the coding sequence ATGGCCTCGGCCGTCGGCACCGAAGCTGTTCCGCAGCTTAGGTCGGCAGCACGTGTACTGGTTATCGGTATCCCGTTGGCTGTTGCTGCTGGCTTGACCTTGCCGCTGCAGGCTCGGATCAATGGTGAGTTGGGGCAGCGGCTGCAGGATCCACTGCTGGCGGGATTGTTCAGCTTCGGGGGAGCCGCGCTGGTCATGGCAGCCGCTACTCTCGTCATTCCAAGCGGTCGCACGGCGTTCGTGAAACTCCTCGCGGATACTCGGCAGCGGAGCATCCCGTGGTATTTCCATGCGGCCGGCTTGATCGGTGCGTATTTTATCTTTGCGCAGACCAGTTTTGTCGCAAGTGTCGGGATCGCCATTTATACAGTGGCGGTGGTAACCGGCCAGACGGTCAGTGGACTCGCTGTGGACCGGATCGGGCTGGGTCCCGGAGGTAAACGGGCCATCACCGCGCTGCGGGTGCTCGGTGTGCTGCTCACGGTTTGCGCGGTGTTCTGGGCGGTGTCGCCTCGGATCTCCGGATCGCCGGACCCCATCGCCATGCTGGTCCCGCTGGCACTGGTTGTCCTGGCCGGGGTCCTGATGACCTTTCAGCACGCAGTCAACGGCAGGATCGCCGCACACGTCCGGTCACCAATACCGGGGACCTTGGTCAACTACGTGGTGGGCAGTTTGGCGTTGGCGCTGATCTGGACACTCAAATTGGTCCTCACCGGCGGGCTGCCCACGCTGCCGACCGAGCCGTGGTTGTATGCAGGCGGCGTGCTGGGCTGCATCAACCTGGTCCTGAGCGCCCTGCTGATCCGGCGTATTGGCGTGCTGCTGACCGGGTTGAGCATGATCGCCGGACAGTTGATCGGTGCTCTGTTGATGGACTGGCTGCTGCCGGTTGCCGGTAGTGTCATTTATCCGCAAACCGTGTTCGGCACCTTGCTCACACTCGCCGCGATCGTCGTGGCCGCGCTGCCAGGATCGACCCTGCGGGGGTTCTGGCGGCGCGGACCCAAGCTGCGCCAAGGCCCGCCCGCAAGAATTCCAGGGAAGCAGTCCCCATAA
- a CDS encoding DinB family protein, with translation MSDVAKAELRRYLQDGRDAIVWKLEGLSEYDLRRPLTPTGTNLLGLVKHLAGVEAEYFGVVFNRPFREELEWLSPNADPNEDMWARSEESRDATVGLYQRVWAHADATISLLPLDASGYVPWWREASNPVSLARILVHVTAETHRHAGHADIVRELADGSVGHRDGNDNMAAGDPAWWHEYCDHLESVARGYGGQTQPRATDSHQHR, from the coding sequence ATGAGTGATGTTGCCAAGGCGGAGTTGCGCCGGTATTTGCAGGATGGTCGTGATGCGATTGTGTGGAAGCTTGAGGGCCTGTCTGAATACGATTTACGCCGCCCCTTGACACCAACCGGCACGAACCTTCTCGGGCTGGTCAAGCACCTAGCCGGGGTCGAAGCCGAGTACTTCGGCGTAGTCTTCAACCGACCCTTCCGTGAGGAATTAGAATGGCTTTCGCCCAATGCCGATCCGAATGAGGACATGTGGGCGCGGTCTGAGGAGTCCCGCGACGCGACCGTCGGCCTATATCAACGGGTGTGGGCACATGCCGACGCAACAATTTCCCTGCTGCCGCTTGATGCTTCCGGCTACGTGCCGTGGTGGCGTGAGGCGAGCAACCCGGTCAGCCTCGCCCGCATATTGGTCCACGTGACTGCCGAAACGCATCGGCATGCCGGTCATGCAGACATCGTGCGCGAGTTGGCCGACGGCAGCGTCGGACACCGGGACGGCAACGACAATATGGCAGCCGGGGACCCGGCGTGGTGGCACGAGTACTGCGATCACCTAGAGTCTGTTGCTCGCGGTTACGGGGGCCAGACCCAACCGAGAGCAACCGACTCTCACCAGCACCGATAG
- a CDS encoding dihydrofolate reductase family protein has protein sequence MRNLTFGMNLSVDGYIAAPDDDLGWSVPSDELFQWWSDRVGATGLALYGRKLWETMSSHWPTADQQPGATPAQIEYARRWRDMPKVVFSSTTSMVDWNTRLVTGDAVTEITRLKADDGGSMDIGGATLAAAAMRAGLIDEYVIVTHPVLVGSGTPFFTALDNWVNLRLVETRTFPHGVVLARYETRR, from the coding sequence ATGCGCAATCTGACCTTCGGCATGAATCTGAGCGTGGACGGCTACATCGCCGCGCCCGACGACGACCTCGGCTGGAGCGTACCGAGCGATGAGCTGTTCCAGTGGTGGTCCGACCGGGTGGGGGCGACGGGTCTGGCGCTGTACGGGCGCAAACTGTGGGAGACGATGAGCTCCCACTGGCCGACCGCAGACCAGCAGCCTGGTGCCACACCGGCGCAGATCGAGTACGCCCGCCGCTGGCGGGACATGCCGAAGGTGGTGTTCTCTTCGACGACCAGCATGGTCGACTGGAATACACGCTTGGTCACCGGCGACGCGGTCACCGAGATCACCCGGCTCAAGGCCGACGACGGCGGTTCCATGGACATCGGCGGTGCCACACTCGCCGCGGCGGCCATGCGGGCCGGGCTGATCGACGAGTACGTGATCGTCACCCATCCGGTCCTGGTGGGCAGCGGCACGCCGTTCTTCACAGCCCTGGACAACTGGGTGAATCTGAGGCTGGTGGAGACCCGGACGTTTCCCCATGGTGTGGTCCTGGCCAGGTACGAGACTAGGCGCTGA
- a CDS encoding DUF309 domain-containing protein codes for MTGGRDRDASRRPRQARPRDALGRPLPYGSAGVEPVSEEPLPPAETLISARSLVEAGRPFAAHEVLEARWKAGPAQERNLWQGLAQICVGLTHAARGNSVGALRLFERGAARLEEYGSGEGPTYGLDLSAVVSCARDRMDTAR; via the coding sequence ATGACCGGCGGCAGGGATCGCGATGCTTCAAGGCGCCCGCGGCAGGCCCGGCCACGTGACGCCCTTGGACGGCCGCTGCCGTACGGAAGCGCTGGCGTTGAGCCGGTCTCCGAGGAGCCGCTGCCGCCGGCGGAGACGTTGATCTCGGCCCGGAGCCTGGTGGAAGCGGGCCGGCCCTTCGCCGCGCATGAGGTACTTGAGGCCCGATGGAAAGCTGGGCCGGCCCAAGAACGCAACCTTTGGCAAGGTCTCGCCCAGATCTGCGTCGGGCTCACCCACGCCGCCCGGGGGAACAGCGTTGGCGCGCTCCGGCTCTTCGAGCGCGGTGCGGCCCGACTCGAGGAATACGGTTCAGGCGAAGGGCCGACCTACGGGCTCGATTTGTCCGCCGTTGTGAGTTGCGCGCGTGATCGGATGGACACCGCCCGCTGA
- a CDS encoding VOC family protein, giving the protein MAIKLENVGIAVRDLEATIAFFTDLGLTVVGRDTVSGEWADTAVGLDGNHAKIAMLQTPDGQGQLELFEYIHPKAIETNPTRPNDIGMHRVAFSVDDIDESLEIAAKHGCTPLRGVATYGDVYKLTYLRGPSGILVMLAEKLKKD; this is encoded by the coding sequence ATGGCCATCAAACTTGAGAACGTCGGTATCGCCGTTCGCGACCTCGAAGCAACCATCGCCTTTTTCACCGACCTCGGGCTCACGGTCGTCGGCCGTGACACCGTCAGCGGCGAATGGGCCGACACTGCCGTCGGGCTGGATGGCAACCACGCGAAAATTGCGATGCTCCAAACCCCGGATGGTCAGGGTCAACTGGAACTCTTCGAATACATCCACCCCAAAGCGATCGAGACGAACCCAACTCGTCCCAACGACATCGGCATGCACCGCGTGGCGTTCTCGGTCGACGACATCGACGAATCCCTTGAGATAGCTGCGAAGCACGGATGTACACCGCTACGCGGCGTGGCGACCTACGGTGACGTCTACAAACTCACGTACCTCCGCGGTCCCAGCGGAATCCTCGTAATGCTCGCCGAGAAACTGAAGAAAGACTGA
- a CDS encoding SDR family oxidoreductase: MQWSPDPDALRGRVAVVAGATRGAGRGIAAALGEAGATVICTGRSSAAGRSRSDYDRPETIEETADLVTQLGGAGVAIQVDHLDSEEVRSLAQRIRTEYGGLDVLVNDIWGAEVLKGGPAEWNTPIWEHDLDKGLRILRLGIDTHLITSHHLLPLLITKRGGLLIEVTDGTTKFNATEYRISVFYDLAKVAVNRLAFSQGHELEPHGVTAIAITPGWLRSEMMLDSFGVTETNWRDALDPGLVGGYPDAPAGFAFSESPRYVGRAVAALAADPDRAKWNQQSVSSAQLAREYGFTDIDGLQPDGWSAH, from the coding sequence ATGCAATGGTCCCCGGATCCTGATGCCCTGCGAGGCCGAGTTGCAGTTGTCGCAGGAGCGACCCGAGGCGCTGGACGCGGCATAGCCGCTGCTCTGGGTGAAGCCGGGGCGACGGTAATCTGCACTGGACGCAGCAGTGCGGCCGGCAGAAGTAGGTCGGACTACGACCGGCCCGAGACCATTGAGGAGACGGCCGATCTGGTCACACAGCTTGGCGGCGCCGGAGTCGCCATCCAGGTCGATCATCTCGACTCCGAAGAGGTCCGAAGCTTGGCCCAGCGGATCCGAACTGAATATGGCGGTCTCGATGTGCTGGTCAACGACATCTGGGGTGCTGAGGTCCTGAAAGGTGGCCCAGCCGAGTGGAACACCCCTATCTGGGAGCACGACCTAGACAAAGGGCTGCGCATCCTGCGACTAGGCATTGACACTCATCTGATCACCTCGCACCATCTGCTTCCGCTGCTAATCACCAAGCGTGGGGGTCTTCTCATTGAGGTCACCGATGGGACTACCAAATTCAACGCCACTGAGTACCGGATCTCGGTGTTCTACGACCTGGCCAAGGTCGCGGTCAATCGGTTGGCCTTTTCTCAAGGCCACGAGCTGGAACCGCACGGAGTCACTGCGATCGCCATCACGCCTGGATGGCTACGGTCGGAGATGATGCTCGATAGCTTCGGAGTCACAGAAACCAACTGGCGCGACGCTTTGGACCCCGGCCTGGTGGGCGGATACCCAGACGCCCCCGCAGGTTTCGCTTTCTCGGAGTCACCCCGCTATGTCGGTCGGGCCGTAGCTGCGCTGGCAGCGGACCCTGACCGCGCGAAATGGAATCAGCAGTCGGTCAGCTCCGCTCAACTTGCCAGAGAGTATGGATTCACCGACATAGATGGTTTGCAGCCCGATGGCTGGAGCGCGCACTAA
- a CDS encoding YegP family protein, with the protein MAGMFELFVDAESYFRFRLTAPDGTVMAVSKAFDNKTAAVAGIAAVREYAGMGLIADVSPTERRATPPEARDVTVQVREVRRIPAADLHARSREIHRATSDRRWAGAV; encoded by the coding sequence ATGGCCGGAATGTTCGAACTGTTCGTTGACGCGGAGTCGTATTTCAGGTTCCGTCTGACCGCGCCGGATGGCACCGTGATGGCAGTGTCCAAGGCCTTTGACAACAAGACCGCAGCTGTTGCCGGGATCGCCGCCGTGCGTGAGTACGCCGGCATGGGACTGATTGCCGATGTTTCCCCGACGGAAAGGCGGGCCACGCCGCCGGAGGCACGTGACGTCACTGTCCAAGTTCGTGAAGTCCGGCGCATTCCGGCTGCTGACCTTCACGCACGTTCACGGGAAATCCATCGCGCCACCAGCGACCGTCGATGGGCCGGGGCAGTTTAA
- a CDS encoding M24 family metallopeptidase → MSQTTTAATPPSQLTEAATFADQGRRTPPASTADRAIKRRRVLDILDAKGQESLLLTTHTALAWYLDGSRVHISLAGDPIAALLVDREGDHLVTFNNEAGRIAAEELPAGVSLHTAPWYGNLHEAAAAVGRSSGGGTDVGSGTPLAEASVATELRAARQQLLPGESARYAHLSAELAGIMTDVLSTARPDTTEFELVSALAARVVGGGAEPLVLLCNGSSRSDFRHPLATHAPLGRRAMAVVCARRDGLVANITRWVRFDAGTPEELDAESRIAAVEADIFDATVPGARLDRVFGEIKAAYARHGFGAEQWEQHHQGGPAGYAGRDPRVTAAATDTVVLNQPFTWNPSGPGVKIEDTVQLTASGMKVLTVDDRWPAATVNGLKRPVTLQL, encoded by the coding sequence ATGAGCCAGACAACCACAGCTGCTACACCGCCGTCGCAGCTGACTGAAGCCGCGACATTTGCGGACCAGGGCCGCCGCACGCCGCCCGCCTCTACCGCGGACCGTGCCATCAAGCGGCGACGCGTCCTGGACATTCTCGATGCCAAAGGGCAGGAGTCGTTGCTGCTGACCACGCACACGGCGCTGGCCTGGTACCTGGACGGCAGCCGCGTCCACATCAGCCTGGCCGGTGACCCCATCGCTGCGCTGCTGGTAGACCGGGAAGGCGACCACCTGGTGACGTTCAACAACGAGGCCGGACGGATTGCGGCTGAGGAGCTCCCCGCCGGGGTCTCCCTCCACACCGCGCCCTGGTACGGGAACCTGCACGAGGCTGCCGCCGCCGTCGGACGTTCTTCCGGAGGGGGCACCGACGTGGGCTCCGGCACCCCGCTGGCCGAGGCCTCGGTGGCCACGGAACTGAGGGCAGCCCGGCAGCAACTGCTGCCCGGCGAGTCCGCCCGCTACGCCCACCTCAGCGCGGAACTGGCCGGCATCATGACCGATGTGCTGTCCACCGCCCGGCCGGACACCACCGAATTCGAACTGGTGTCCGCCCTGGCCGCCCGCGTGGTTGGAGGGGGCGCGGAGCCGCTGGTACTCCTGTGCAACGGCAGCTCCCGGAGCGACTTCCGTCACCCGCTGGCCACGCACGCGCCCCTCGGACGCCGCGCCATGGCCGTGGTGTGCGCTCGCCGGGACGGCCTGGTCGCGAACATCACCCGCTGGGTAAGGTTCGACGCCGGGACCCCTGAAGAGCTCGACGCCGAGTCCCGCATCGCGGCCGTGGAGGCGGACATCTTCGACGCAACGGTCCCCGGCGCCCGGCTGGACCGCGTCTTCGGCGAGATCAAGGCGGCCTACGCCCGTCACGGCTTCGGCGCGGAGCAGTGGGAGCAGCACCACCAGGGCGGACCGGCAGGCTATGCCGGACGGGATCCGCGCGTCACCGCGGCAGCCACCGACACCGTCGTCCTGAACCAGCCGTTCACCTGGAACCCGTCGGGACCCGGCGTGAAGATCGAGGACACGGTCCAGCTCACCGCGTCCGGCATGAAGGTCCTGACGGTGGATGACCGCTGGCCCGCTGCCACCGTGAACGGCCTCAAGCGGCCAGTGACGCTGCAGCTGTAA
- a CDS encoding DUF6807 family protein, protein MIQHSAPAAPASSATAGDVPATLPRIALVGVHGFGESHLANLARLEEAGALHLVAVADPNPPETGALAGSAAVFNTLDQLLAAGPVPDVVILATPIQTHAPLALAALAAGADVYVEKPPVASMAQFQEVLAAAESAGRLVQVGFQSLGSLALPEIRNTIESGDIGDVLGLSATGMWLRTRSYFKRSRWAGKRSLDGIDVVDGVATNALAHAVATALNMAGAHTVADVASVETDLYRANDTQSDDTSVIRVRTVAGQTLLCALTLCAPEQQRPSVTVHGTRGEITFFYTEDELVITTADGERRETFGRTDLLENLLAARTAGTPLPGTRLLSALPDAGAFMCVLEAIRTAPAPREIDAGHVSWEGDGDDAHPVVHGIAALIERATKAQATFAELGVPWARSLPPVGTFDLAGHPVADYQDGSGIRAVSSPRPYLHPVRTLAGTVVTDHQPLDHVWHLGVGVALQDVDGVNFWGGRTYTRAAGGEYVWRPDHGSIVRTGEPSAAEGKLTENLAWNGPDGAPILTEQRTWTWAAVGPSAWRLTLDFALSPAGNRPVSLGSPGSNGRVGGGYGGFFWRLPECSGARVWTPSEAGESAVHGSVTPWLAWSGGFTEGTSDGGTDVGAVRDGGEAGGAATLVFVAAADSTDPWFVRVDGYPGVGQSLAWDAPVIAEPGAPVRRSVTVLIADGILGTEDIETLINTQGDNS, encoded by the coding sequence ATGATTCAGCACTCCGCCCCCGCGGCGCCCGCCAGCTCCGCAACGGCAGGTGACGTTCCGGCAACCCTCCCGCGCATAGCCCTCGTGGGTGTGCACGGTTTTGGCGAATCGCACCTGGCCAACCTCGCCAGGCTCGAGGAAGCCGGGGCCCTGCATCTGGTGGCAGTGGCGGACCCCAACCCACCGGAAACGGGCGCGCTGGCCGGGTCCGCGGCCGTATTCAACACCCTGGACCAGCTGCTGGCGGCCGGGCCGGTCCCGGACGTGGTCATCCTGGCCACCCCCATCCAGACGCACGCTCCCCTTGCACTGGCCGCGTTGGCCGCCGGTGCCGACGTGTATGTGGAGAAGCCGCCGGTGGCATCCATGGCCCAGTTCCAGGAGGTGCTGGCCGCCGCCGAATCCGCCGGCAGGCTTGTGCAGGTGGGGTTCCAGAGCCTGGGCTCGCTGGCCCTGCCGGAAATCCGGAACACCATCGAATCCGGTGATATCGGAGACGTGCTGGGACTCAGCGCCACCGGCATGTGGCTGCGGACCAGGAGCTACTTCAAGCGTTCCCGGTGGGCCGGAAAGCGCAGCCTGGACGGCATCGACGTGGTGGACGGTGTGGCCACCAATGCCTTGGCGCACGCCGTGGCCACCGCCCTGAACATGGCAGGCGCCCACACGGTTGCCGACGTCGCCTCCGTGGAGACGGACCTTTACCGCGCCAACGACACCCAGAGCGATGACACTTCGGTGATCCGCGTTCGCACGGTGGCCGGACAGACCCTGTTGTGCGCGCTCACTCTGTGCGCCCCCGAACAGCAGCGGCCCTCCGTCACGGTCCATGGGACGCGGGGGGAGATCACGTTCTTCTACACCGAAGACGAACTTGTCATCACGACGGCGGACGGCGAGCGCCGCGAGACGTTCGGCCGGACCGACCTGCTGGAGAACCTGCTTGCTGCGCGGACCGCCGGCACTCCCCTGCCCGGCACTCGCCTGCTCAGCGCGCTGCCGGATGCCGGCGCATTCATGTGTGTGCTGGAAGCCATCCGCACCGCCCCCGCGCCCCGGGAAATCGACGCCGGCCATGTCAGCTGGGAGGGCGACGGCGATGATGCCCACCCGGTGGTCCACGGCATTGCCGCGCTGATCGAACGCGCCACGAAGGCACAGGCCACCTTTGCCGAGCTGGGCGTCCCGTGGGCCCGGAGCCTGCCGCCGGTCGGGACCTTCGACCTTGCCGGGCATCCCGTGGCGGACTATCAGGACGGCAGCGGCATCCGCGCCGTGTCCTCCCCCCGCCCGTACCTGCACCCGGTCCGCACCCTGGCCGGGACCGTTGTGACGGACCACCAGCCGCTGGACCACGTGTGGCACCTGGGCGTGGGGGTGGCCCTCCAGGATGTGGACGGCGTCAACTTCTGGGGCGGGCGCACCTACACCCGGGCGGCCGGCGGCGAATACGTCTGGCGCCCGGACCACGGCAGCATCGTCCGGACCGGCGAACCGTCCGCCGCCGAGGGCAAGCTGACCGAGAACCTCGCCTGGAACGGGCCCGACGGCGCTCCCATCCTGACCGAACAGCGCACCTGGACGTGGGCCGCCGTCGGGCCTTCCGCGTGGCGCCTCACCCTGGACTTTGCACTCTCCCCCGCCGGCAACCGGCCGGTGAGCCTGGGCAGCCCCGGTTCCAACGGCCGTGTTGGAGGCGGTTACGGCGGGTTCTTCTGGCGCCTTCCCGAATGTTCCGGGGCGCGCGTCTGGACGCCTTCGGAGGCGGGTGAGTCCGCCGTGCACGGGAGTGTTACGCCGTGGCTCGCGTGGTCGGGCGGGTTCACGGAGGGAACGTCCGACGGCGGCACTGACGTTGGCGCCGTTCGCGACGGCGGCGAGGCCGGCGGCGCGGCCACACTCGTGTTCGTCGCCGCCGCGGATTCAACGGACCCGTGGTTCGTCCGCGTGGACGGATATCCGGGAGTTGGCCAGTCGCTGGCCTGGGACGCACCGGTCATTGCCGAACCCGGTGCGCCGGTTCGCCGCAGCGTGACCGTGCTTATCGCCGACGGAATTTTGGGTACCGAAGACATCGAGACATTGATCAACACACAGGGGGACAACTCATGA
- a CDS encoding acetylxylan esterase has product MSKDSRPVRPSAIAGYENWPAYVRDRPRYQAATPAAQDLSDALGVPAVVPPTDVTVHWEETYDGVTTSQLSWQLGFGPRTTGWLLRPAGTSGPLPGVLALHCHGGNKFGGADRLVTLPESHPSAAEARAGHYGGRALATEVARQGFAVLAHDAFAWGSRRFDLSTPPWRTESALEARQSQWREAGVVPSDAELYNAAAGIHEDTVAKAAGLLGTSLAGMVAHDDLAALEILAGLPGVDAERLGCIGFSGGGGRALAMAVLSPRIRNYVVTCMMTTFQSLLPAYLDAHSWLLQTPGLWKLGDWPELTGRSGADGLLVQYALADELFPEEGMRDAHRILESLHSADSYTGAFWPGGHAFTAEMQNEAISYLSRTLGAAGPARPQPFAPSNPLATEDPR; this is encoded by the coding sequence GTGAGCAAGGATTCCCGGCCGGTCCGGCCCAGCGCAATTGCAGGCTATGAGAACTGGCCTGCCTACGTCCGTGACCGGCCGCGCTACCAGGCCGCCACCCCGGCGGCGCAGGACCTTTCGGACGCCCTGGGCGTTCCGGCAGTTGTTCCCCCAACGGACGTCACCGTCCACTGGGAGGAAACGTACGACGGCGTCACCACCTCCCAGCTCAGCTGGCAGTTGGGCTTCGGCCCCCGCACCACGGGCTGGTTATTGCGGCCGGCCGGGACTTCCGGGCCGCTGCCCGGCGTGCTGGCCCTGCACTGCCACGGCGGAAACAAGTTCGGCGGAGCGGACCGGCTGGTCACGCTTCCCGAGTCCCACCCGTCCGCGGCGGAAGCCCGCGCCGGGCACTACGGGGGGCGCGCCCTAGCCACGGAGGTCGCCCGCCAGGGCTTCGCCGTCCTGGCCCACGACGCCTTTGCCTGGGGCAGCCGGCGCTTCGATCTGTCCACCCCGCCGTGGCGGACGGAATCCGCACTGGAGGCGAGGCAGTCGCAATGGCGGGAGGCCGGCGTCGTACCTTCCGATGCCGAACTGTACAACGCCGCCGCGGGAATCCACGAGGACACCGTGGCAAAGGCGGCGGGCCTGCTGGGCACCAGCCTGGCGGGGATGGTGGCCCACGATGACCTGGCCGCACTGGAGATCCTTGCCGGTCTGCCCGGGGTGGACGCGGAGCGGCTGGGCTGCATCGGGTTCTCCGGTGGCGGCGGCCGGGCACTGGCTATGGCAGTCCTCAGCCCGCGGATCCGGAACTACGTGGTCACGTGCATGATGACCACGTTCCAGTCGCTGCTGCCCGCCTACCTGGATGCCCATTCCTGGCTGCTCCAGACCCCGGGCCTTTGGAAGCTGGGCGACTGGCCGGAACTGACCGGACGGTCCGGCGCCGACGGCTTACTGGTGCAGTACGCGCTGGCCGATGAGCTGTTCCCGGAAGAAGGGATGCGGGACGCCCACCGGATCCTGGAGTCCCTGCACTCAGCTGATTCCTACACAGGCGCTTTCTGGCCAGGCGGGCACGCCTTCACCGCGGAGATGCAGAATGAAGCCATCAGCTACCTGTCCAGGACCCTGGGCGCAGCGGGACCCGCCCGCCCACAACCTTTCGCCCCTAGCAACCCCTTAGCCACCGAGGACCCCAGATGA
- a CDS encoding carbohydrate ABC transporter permease, with protein MSAISELSTLKRRKGPMTAAEKKANGRDNKAAYIFLLPWLVGLVAITVGPMLMSLYLSFTDYNLLQPPEWVGLDNFIRMFADARLHNSLGVTFTYVFVGVPLQLGVALLIALVLDKGLRGLPFYRSVFYLPSLLGGSVAVAILWKQIFGTTGLVNQALAMFGIQGPGWISDPSTALGSIVLLHVWTFGAPMIIFLAGLRQIPVMYYEAAKVDGASTLQQFWRITLPMLSPIIFFNLVLQIIGSFQSFTQAFIVSGGNGGPSDSTMFFTLYLYQKGFGQFDMGYASAMAWFLLVIIGVFTAINFIAAKYWVFYDD; from the coding sequence ATGAGTGCCATCAGTGAACTGAGCACCCTCAAGCGCCGCAAAGGCCCCATGACGGCAGCGGAGAAAAAAGCGAACGGCCGGGATAACAAGGCCGCCTACATCTTCTTGCTGCCGTGGCTGGTGGGCCTTGTTGCCATCACCGTCGGTCCGATGCTGATGTCCCTGTACCTGTCCTTCACGGATTACAACCTGCTCCAGCCGCCGGAATGGGTCGGGCTGGACAACTTCATCCGCATGTTCGCCGACGCCCGGCTGCACAACTCGCTGGGCGTGACGTTCACCTACGTCTTTGTAGGCGTCCCGCTGCAGCTCGGTGTTGCGCTGCTGATCGCGCTGGTGCTGGATAAGGGCCTGCGGGGACTGCCGTTCTACCGTTCCGTCTTCTACCTGCCGTCCCTGCTGGGCGGTTCCGTGGCAGTTGCCATCCTGTGGAAGCAGATCTTCGGCACCACCGGCCTGGTCAACCAGGCCCTGGCGATGTTTGGCATCCAGGGTCCCGGCTGGATTTCCGATCCGAGCACCGCGCTGGGCTCCATCGTCCTGCTGCACGTGTGGACCTTCGGGGCCCCCATGATCATCTTCCTGGCCGGTCTGCGCCAGATTCCGGTGATGTACTACGAAGCAGCGAAGGTGGACGGCGCCAGCACACTCCAGCAGTTCTGGCGGATCACACTTCCCATGCTCAGCCCCATCATTTTCTTCAACCTGGTGCTCCAGATCATTGGATCCTTCCAGTCCTTCACACAGGCATTCATCGTTTCCGGCGGCAATGGCGGCCCTTCGGACTCCACGATGTTCTTCACGCTGTACCTGTACCAGAAGGGCTTTGGCCAGTTCGACATGGGCTACGCCTCCGCAATGGCGTGGTTCCTGCTGGTCATCATCGGTGTGTTCACCGCCATCAACTTCATCGCCGCAAAGTATTGGGTTTTCTATGACGACTAA